From Aristaeella lactis, the proteins below share one genomic window:
- a CDS encoding glycosyltransferase family 4 protein, with amino-acid sequence MAKRILITCTDSMMKQFLEPHVRNLAENGYEVEIACSEVLNRMTEVRQDLERLVPVHQLHLKRSPLAVSNARGYRELKKLIDSGRYDLIWTNEPVMGVVTRMAARKARKQGTRVMYMVHGFHFYKGAPLPNWMLFCPVERMMASKADCICTINREDYARARKMRTPRAAYIHGVGIDTDRLRPGENPTDLRNELDLPKEAFLVLSVGELNANKNQQVIIRAIARMKDPAIHYVLCGKGDQRQNLEVLARELDIADHIHFLGYRKDIADICRQSDVFALPSRREGLPFAAMEAMYCGLPLVNSGIRGLTDITEDGVSGYICDPDDVRRYAESIQILKINPGNRQQMGARNQKTVEAFTIDRTKQEILQLIRELLD; translated from the coding sequence ATGGCAAAAAGAATTCTGATCACCTGTACGGACTCCATGATGAAGCAGTTCCTGGAGCCGCATGTCAGGAATCTCGCGGAAAACGGGTATGAGGTGGAAATAGCCTGTTCCGAGGTGCTGAACCGGATGACGGAGGTCCGGCAGGACCTGGAGCGGCTTGTACCGGTTCATCAGCTGCACCTGAAACGAAGTCCGCTGGCAGTATCCAACGCCAGGGGATACAGGGAACTCAAAAAGCTCATAGACAGCGGCCGCTATGACCTGATCTGGACCAATGAACCCGTGATGGGGGTCGTAACCCGCATGGCCGCACGGAAAGCAAGGAAACAGGGAACCAGAGTCATGTACATGGTGCATGGCTTTCATTTCTATAAGGGAGCGCCGCTGCCCAACTGGATGCTGTTCTGTCCGGTTGAAAGGATGATGGCATCCAAAGCCGACTGCATCTGCACGATCAACCGGGAGGATTATGCCAGGGCCCGGAAAATGCGTACCCCCAGGGCTGCCTATATCCATGGCGTCGGGATCGATACAGACCGGCTGCGGCCAGGAGAAAACCCGACAGACCTGCGGAACGAGCTCGACCTCCCGAAGGAGGCTTTTCTGGTTCTTTCTGTCGGTGAACTGAACGCAAACAAAAACCAGCAGGTGATCATCCGGGCCATTGCCCGGATGAAGGATCCCGCCATCCATTATGTGCTCTGCGGAAAGGGAGACCAGCGGCAGAACCTTGAGGTGCTTGCTCGGGAACTGGACATTGCGGATCATATTCATTTTCTGGGATACAGAAAAGATATCGCGGATATCTGCCGGCAGAGCGATGTGTTTGCTCTGCCTTCCAGGCGGGAGGGCCTGCCGTTTGCAGCCATGGAGGCCATGTACTGCGGCCTGCCGCTGGTTAACTCCGGAATAAGGGGATTGACGGACATAACAGAGGACGGCGTCTCCGGATATATTTGTGATCCGGATGACGTCCGTCGTTACGCAGAGAGTATTCAAATACTGAAGATCAACCCCGGGAACAGGCAGCAGATGGGGGCACGCAATCAGAAAACCGTTGAAGCCTTTACCATCGACAGGACGAAGCAGGAGATCCTGCAGCTGATCCGGGAACTTCTGGATTAA
- a CDS encoding LCP family protein: MDNHRKTVLLRAVIILLIAGAALAALIGLTDRSWSDRYQLRENRETGNQAFMDEGIVEWNGERYRKKPALTLILLGGIDKDGTEAASPRVNYRNGGQADFLMLLAIDHGEKKIHQLQIDRDTMAQVTVLGVYGNETGTRELQICLAHSFGANPEDNARYTVRAVRTLLDGLEIDGYYMVDYSAVPALTDVLDGISVKIPDDMTAVNPEWYKGHTITLTGKEAETFVRTRKTVGSGTNAERMERQAVYMRSVIDRIHQKLSEDQDFASELVSAFHSAAVTDMTDQRLMEEISKARTYEVLPVDRLPGSYTQDESGFIEFYPEGDSVTEWIMNHLYSVR; encoded by the coding sequence GTGGATAACCATCGGAAGACAGTACTGCTGAGGGCAGTGATCATCCTGCTGATCGCAGGAGCGGCACTGGCGGCCCTGATCGGGCTGACAGACCGGTCCTGGTCAGACAGGTACCAGCTTCGGGAAAACCGTGAGACAGGCAACCAGGCTTTCATGGATGAAGGCATTGTTGAATGGAACGGGGAGAGATACCGGAAAAAGCCGGCGCTGACGCTGATACTCCTGGGCGGCATCGACAAGGACGGAACGGAGGCGGCTTCGCCCCGGGTCAATTACCGGAACGGCGGACAGGCGGACTTCCTGATGCTGCTGGCGATCGATCACGGGGAAAAGAAAATCCACCAGCTCCAGATCGATCGGGACACCATGGCGCAGGTCACGGTGCTGGGTGTATACGGCAATGAGACCGGAACCCGGGAACTGCAGATCTGCCTGGCCCACAGCTTCGGCGCAAACCCGGAGGACAATGCCAGGTATACTGTCCGGGCAGTCAGAACGCTGCTGGACGGCCTGGAGATCGACGGTTACTACATGGTCGATTACAGTGCGGTTCCCGCACTGACGGATGTACTGGACGGCATTTCCGTAAAAATCCCGGATGATATGACCGCAGTGAATCCTGAATGGTATAAGGGACATACGATCACCCTGACGGGGAAGGAAGCTGAGACCTTTGTCCGGACCCGGAAAACCGTCGGAAGCGGAACCAACGCGGAACGTATGGAACGCCAGGCGGTTTATATGCGAAGTGTGATCGACAGGATTCACCAGAAGCTTTCGGAGGATCAGGATTTTGCTTCGGAACTGGTTTCCGCGTTTCATTCCGCCGCGGTCACGGATATGACAGACCAGCGGCTGATGGAGGAGATCAGCAAGGCAAGAACATACGAGGTTCTGCCGGTTGACCGGCTTCCGGGCAGCTACACCCAGGATGAAAGCGGTTTCATTGAGTTTTATCCGGAGGGAGACAGCGTGACAGAATGGATCATGAACCATCTGTACAGCGTCCGGTAA
- a CDS encoding ABC transporter substrate-binding protein yields MKKWLGILLACILVLNLFSALAEGTDSPENTEGQDYRVSYDYNDLTIGNPTQMNGQFFTALWGSNTSDIDVRQLTAGYNLIRWDGDKSVFRFDHTVVSGATIGDDREGNRRYLISLYKDLYYSDGTRISAWDYAFSVLLQASPLIEKLGGIHSDLSYLEGYEDYAAGRTNTLKGLRVINDNQIVFVVKKEALPYFYELSRFSFNPYPISAIAPGCKVYDSEEGAYIAGENPEENPFTEELLRETILTPETGYLVHPAPGSGPYTILSFDGKTARFEVNPWYKGDEDGSKPRIKNLTYTLAHNEDMVEELSKGTYALLNKVTLADAIRQGLELCATTGEFTRAVYPRTGLTYFYFLPGSDAAQSGKLRRALASCLNKTEFVRRYVGYFGLEADGLYGLGQWMYQLASGQMPYPEEETKHRNGTQTTAHKGAGWEDINLDGLTRYPFDIEQAAALLSEDGWNLNEQGEAFVPGTDNIRYRQTEEGLKPLELTIAYTGTAEVEQPLKEYFVDNLEKAGIKANLVPTSLSRIEEVFGGSIDEDYDLLYLGNNFSFVFNPAMIFSNGASRKQDNDAPDSIPAVHEELRDLALEMDRTEPNDMFGYMKKWVAFQERLSETLPILPVYINVYFDFSTVELQNYWIADHTTWASAMIAARMSRGKITSEEMAELLEDYNRMKDSDTIGEAILLRSAHQEKTAPDASAGALAGFPKDIQDQIPAEYRTVNEFITATISDDYRNVKSAEIQFGFETKYTAGETVYLIFGIIGEKETEWIVSKAGVLENGSVSVELQKDQLDKLAGKPFALVAVSKQ; encoded by the coding sequence ATGAAAAAATGGCTCGGCATCCTTCTGGCCTGTATCCTGGTCCTGAACCTGTTTTCCGCCCTGGCTGAAGGAACGGATTCCCCGGAGAACACAGAGGGACAGGATTACCGGGTATCCTATGACTACAATGACCTGACCATCGGCAATCCCACACAGATGAACGGACAGTTCTTTACCGCACTGTGGGGAAGCAATACCAGTGATATTGACGTCCGGCAGCTGACTGCCGGGTACAACCTGATCCGTTGGGACGGAGATAAGAGCGTTTTCCGTTTCGACCACACGGTTGTCAGCGGCGCCACCATCGGTGATGACCGGGAAGGCAACCGGAGATATCTGATCTCCCTGTATAAGGACCTGTATTATTCCGACGGCACCCGGATCAGTGCGTGGGACTACGCTTTCTCCGTATTGCTTCAGGCGAGCCCGCTGATCGAAAAGCTGGGCGGTATCCATTCGGACCTGAGCTATCTTGAGGGCTATGAAGACTATGCCGCGGGCCGGACAAACACGCTGAAAGGCCTGCGCGTGATTAATGACAACCAGATTGTCTTTGTTGTCAAAAAGGAAGCACTTCCATATTTCTACGAACTGTCCCGGTTCAGTTTCAATCCTTACCCGATCAGCGCGATTGCTCCTGGATGCAAAGTGTATGACAGCGAGGAAGGGGCCTATATTGCCGGAGAAAACCCGGAAGAGAATCCCTTCACGGAGGAACTGCTCCGGGAGACAATCCTGACCCCGGAAACAGGATACCTGGTTCATCCGGCTCCCGGATCCGGACCTTACACGATCCTGTCCTTTGACGGAAAAACCGCGCGGTTTGAAGTCAATCCCTGGTACAAGGGCGATGAGGACGGATCAAAGCCGAGGATCAAAAACCTGACCTATACCCTGGCCCACAATGAGGACATGGTTGAGGAACTGAGCAAAGGGACCTACGCGCTGCTGAATAAGGTGACGCTTGCGGACGCGATCCGGCAGGGCCTGGAGCTTTGCGCGACCACCGGAGAGTTTACCCGCGCGGTGTATCCCCGCACAGGACTGACCTATTTCTATTTCCTGCCGGGAAGTGATGCTGCCCAAAGCGGCAAGCTCCGCCGGGCCCTGGCAAGCTGCCTGAACAAAACCGAATTTGTCCGCCGGTATGTCGGCTATTTCGGCCTGGAAGCGGACGGACTCTACGGCCTTGGACAGTGGATGTACCAGCTGGCTTCCGGACAGATGCCTTATCCGGAAGAAGAAACAAAGCACAGGAATGGAACGCAGACTACCGCCCATAAAGGCGCCGGCTGGGAAGATATCAACCTGGACGGCCTGACCCGGTATCCCTTCGACATTGAGCAGGCTGCCGCACTTCTCAGCGAGGATGGATGGAACCTGAACGAGCAGGGAGAGGCTTTCGTACCGGGAACCGACAATATAAGGTACAGGCAGACAGAAGAAGGACTGAAACCGCTTGAACTGACCATTGCCTATACAGGAACCGCGGAAGTGGAACAGCCGCTGAAGGAGTACTTCGTGGACAATCTGGAGAAGGCCGGCATTAAAGCCAACCTGGTTCCCACGTCACTGTCCCGGATCGAAGAGGTTTTCGGCGGAAGTATTGATGAAGACTATGACCTGCTCTACCTGGGCAATAACTTCTCCTTTGTCTTTAATCCGGCAATGATCTTCAGCAACGGCGCGTCCCGGAAACAGGACAACGACGCACCGGACAGCATCCCGGCCGTTCATGAGGAGCTTCGTGACCTGGCACTGGAGATGGACCGGACTGAGCCGAATGACATGTTTGGCTACATGAAGAAGTGGGTTGCCTTCCAGGAACGCCTGAGCGAAACCCTGCCGATCCTGCCGGTATATATCAACGTCTATTTCGATTTCTCCACCGTTGAACTGCAGAACTACTGGATCGCGGACCACACCACCTGGGCAAGCGCCATGATTGCCGCACGGATGTCCAGGGGAAAGATCACAAGCGAGGAAATGGCGGAACTGCTTGAAGACTATAACCGCATGAAGGACAGCGATACCATCGGCGAGGCGATCCTTTTACGTTCCGCCCATCAGGAAAAAACAGCCCCGGATGCATCCGCCGGTGCGCTCGCGGGCTTCCCGAAGGACATTCAGGACCAGATCCCGGCGGAATACCGCACGGTCAACGAATTTATTACCGCCACCATCAGCGATGATTACCGGAACGTGAAATCCGCTGAGATCCAGTTCGGGTTTGAAACAAAGTACACAGCGGGTGAAACGGTCTATCTCATTTTCGGTATTATAGGCGAAAAAGAAACCGAATGGATCGTTAGCAAGGCGGGAGTCCTTGAAAACGGCAGCGTCAGCGTTGAACTGCAGAAGGATCAGCTGGACAAGCTTGCCGGAAAACCGTTCGCGCTGGTTGCTGTCAGCAAACAGTAA
- a CDS encoding polysaccharide biosynthesis tyrosine autokinase, with protein sequence MKNKEKITGLTEEMTGISVRNTAPAAEGPAQEYYSGIDWVSVLFRLLEKIHWIVLAALIGALIAWFYVTRLVTPVYQATSKIYIAGSDTTISLSDLQLGSTLATDYQEVFKIWHVHEMVDERLDLDYSYSQLEKMVSVSNPSGSHLLYIYVKSSVPEEAKLLADTYAEVVQDYIANKMELRKPQILEKARTPIKPIYPNVNATIAKGAVLGGLGIMLIFLFIILLDDRIRSGEDITKAVDLPVFGAVTRQNMERNAAELGADMPRNPAFADGKHQAVFRGNLKLDYAGEEAINAVCSSMSFTGKNLKRVLVSSCGANEGKTFATIQIAIGMTRRGARVLLIDADLRLSVMKEKYDIHFGGQPTGLAHLLSGQCALEDAIYHTNIPGLDLLPDGASIKTPLALLTSAEFDSLMATVGRDYDFVIVDTPPLGVVVDAAEISRRCDGSLLVLEYNRTHGKALKEAVRLLRRTGTPVLGCILNKTAVSRIGKSGYSYYYGGKNGYGKQETKAGRHPVRIKKGN encoded by the coding sequence ATGAAGAATAAAGAGAAGATCACAGGACTGACGGAAGAAATGACCGGCATTTCTGTACGGAATACAGCCCCGGCAGCCGAAGGGCCCGCCCAGGAGTACTATTCCGGAATAGATTGGGTCTCTGTGCTGTTCCGCCTGCTGGAGAAGATTCACTGGATCGTCCTGGCGGCGCTGATCGGAGCGCTTATCGCCTGGTTTTACGTGACACGCCTTGTGACTCCTGTTTACCAGGCAACCTCCAAGATCTATATCGCAGGATCAGATACGACGATTTCCCTTTCAGACCTGCAGCTGGGTTCCACACTGGCTACAGACTACCAGGAAGTGTTCAAAATCTGGCATGTCCATGAGATGGTGGATGAAAGGCTGGACCTGGACTACAGCTATTCACAGCTGGAAAAAATGGTTTCAGTCAGCAACCCCAGCGGATCCCACCTGCTTTACATCTACGTCAAATCATCTGTTCCCGAAGAGGCAAAACTGCTGGCGGACACTTACGCTGAAGTGGTTCAGGATTATATAGCCAACAAGATGGAACTGCGCAAGCCGCAGATCCTTGAAAAAGCCCGGACGCCGATCAAACCCATCTATCCCAACGTGAATGCCACGATTGCGAAAGGCGCGGTGCTCGGCGGGTTGGGGATCATGCTGATCTTCCTGTTTATCATTCTCCTGGATGACCGGATCCGGTCCGGGGAAGACATCACAAAGGCGGTGGACCTGCCCGTGTTCGGCGCTGTAACCCGCCAGAACATGGAGCGGAACGCGGCAGAACTGGGCGCGGACATGCCGCGGAATCCGGCGTTTGCTGACGGGAAACACCAGGCGGTATTCCGCGGAAACCTGAAGCTGGATTACGCCGGCGAAGAAGCCATCAACGCCGTCTGCTCGAGCATGTCGTTTACAGGCAAAAACCTGAAGCGGGTACTGGTCAGCAGCTGCGGTGCCAATGAAGGGAAAACCTTTGCCACCATCCAGATCGCCATCGGCATGACCCGCCGCGGCGCGCGTGTCCTGCTGATCGACGCTGACCTGCGCCTGTCGGTGATGAAGGAGAAATATGATATTCATTTCGGCGGTCAGCCTACCGGACTGGCACACCTGCTGTCGGGCCAGTGCGCGCTGGAGGACGCCATCTATCATACAAACATCCCGGGGCTGGACCTGCTGCCTGACGGCGCCAGTATCAAAACGCCCCTGGCGCTTCTGACATCGGCGGAGTTTGACAGTCTGATGGCAACGGTCGGCAGGGATTATGATTTTGTGATCGTGGATACTCCGCCCCTGGGCGTGGTGGTTGACGCGGCTGAAATATCCCGCCGGTGCGACGGAAGCCTCCTGGTGCTCGAATACAACAGGACCCACGGGAAGGCCCTGAAGGAAGCGGTCCGGCTGCTCCGCCGGACGGGAACACCGGTGCTGGGATGCATCCTGAATAAGACTGCTGTGAGCCGGATTGGCAAAAGCGGCTATTCCTACTACTACGGCGGGAAGAACGGATACGGGAAACAGGAAACAAAAGCGGGCAGGCATCCTGTCCGGATCAAAAAAGGAAACTGA
- a CDS encoding EpsG family protein, giving the protein MIISAVYLIVLVVTVTFGIMAQTNPKTRISRTGAYLTRPDPVFAFTVAAVLIAVAGLRYRVGTDYMAYYRTRVTDWQTVWDYLIHFREPGIRLLSKISTMILDDGATLIFICSIIIIGIYSLMIYRYSPMYLVSVLIFLFLGDWTGSFNGIRQYLAAAIVFAGNRYILKRRFVPYLLTVLLAVLFHKSAIIMILPYFLFARKPDFTQFAILAAGALIIRFSYEIVINLIEMFKGTIIDWSDAYMTRDVNPLRIAVGFVPVLLYFSSCDRKKMTRTQAFYINGLLFNAFAMLAGMGSAYFGRVGIYTGAMVCIGYGYLFQMIPRNKHRNVLILVTLLVFLAYWVYSLQSGSLRDFRWIFER; this is encoded by the coding sequence GTGATTATTTCAGCCGTATACCTGATCGTGCTGGTTGTGACGGTGACGTTTGGCATAATGGCACAGACGAATCCCAAAACCAGGATCTCCCGTACAGGAGCCTATTTGACAAGGCCCGACCCGGTCTTCGCTTTCACTGTGGCGGCAGTCCTGATCGCTGTGGCCGGACTGCGGTACCGGGTTGGCACGGATTATATGGCTTATTACCGGACCCGGGTCACAGACTGGCAAACGGTCTGGGATTACCTGATCCATTTCCGGGAACCGGGTATCCGGCTGCTGAGCAAAATATCCACGATGATCCTGGATGACGGGGCAACGCTGATCTTTATCTGCTCAATCATCATCATTGGAATATACAGCCTGATGATCTACCGGTACAGTCCCATGTACCTGGTCAGTGTGCTGATCTTTCTTTTTTTGGGCGACTGGACAGGCAGTTTCAACGGGATCCGCCAGTATCTTGCCGCCGCAATCGTGTTTGCCGGAAACCGGTATATCCTGAAACGCAGGTTTGTCCCTTATCTCCTGACGGTCCTGCTGGCGGTCCTGTTTCATAAATCAGCGATCATTATGATCCTGCCTTATTTTCTGTTTGCCAGGAAGCCGGACTTTACACAGTTTGCCATTCTGGCGGCCGGTGCCCTGATCATCCGCTTCTCCTATGAGATCGTGATCAACCTGATCGAGATGTTTAAGGGCACCATCATCGACTGGTCAGACGCGTATATGACACGCGACGTCAACCCCCTGAGAATTGCGGTCGGGTTTGTTCCGGTCCTCCTTTATTTCTCATCCTGTGACAGGAAGAAGATGACCCGTACGCAGGCGTTCTACATAAACGGCCTGCTCTTCAATGCTTTTGCCATGCTGGCCGGCATGGGCAGCGCGTATTTCGGACGGGTTGGAATCTATACCGGCGCAATGGTGTGTATCGGATACGGATATCTGTTCCAGATGATCCCCAGGAACAAACACCGGAATGTACTGATCCTGGTCACGCTTCTGGTATTCCTGGCCTATTGGGTCTATTCGCTGCAATCAGGAAGCCTTCGGGACTTCAGATGGATCTTTGAACGCTGA
- a CDS encoding zinc dependent phospholipase C family protein has translation MPEIAVHYFFGERVLKELPQEIRERIHPVLYRTGLRGPDPLGVIRFWCPPVWKRFHGWSSEMHNRHCGKFFRWLSQETMNQTGILREQLFSYECGFLTHYFLDSTCHPYVIYRAGSGKEYSGNHRSLEHAMDRLALARNGMKLKDRPITRKILSGNGLPETMRESIDAVYAETFGWKNAWQRINQALQDEKRFAQIIEDPGGILARVFKGGTPGSLSYAEKAYVNVDIENEDHREWHYPYEEGRTSTKSFAELTENAAQQAGQAVRELYLYLEGKGPYPESIGNRSYESGLDAKDRRNQMKPQCEVYPR, from the coding sequence ATGCCTGAGATCGCAGTACACTATTTTTTCGGAGAACGTGTCCTGAAGGAACTTCCGCAGGAGATCCGGGAACGGATCCATCCGGTTCTGTACCGGACGGGCCTTCGCGGCCCGGATCCCCTGGGCGTCATCCGCTTCTGGTGCCCGCCCGTATGGAAAAGATTCCACGGATGGAGCAGCGAAATGCATAACCGCCATTGCGGGAAATTCTTCCGCTGGCTGTCACAGGAAACGATGAACCAGACGGGTATCCTCCGGGAACAGTTGTTTTCCTATGAGTGCGGATTCCTGACACACTACTTCCTGGACAGCACCTGTCACCCTTATGTCATTTACCGTGCAGGTTCTGGGAAAGAGTATTCCGGCAATCACCGGTCCCTTGAACACGCGATGGACCGGCTTGCGCTGGCCCGGAACGGGATGAAACTGAAAGACCGGCCGATCACCCGGAAAATCCTGTCCGGAAACGGTCTTCCGGAAACAATGAGGGAATCCATTGACGCGGTGTACGCGGAAACCTTTGGCTGGAAGAATGCCTGGCAGCGGATCAACCAGGCGCTGCAGGATGAGAAACGGTTTGCACAGATCATTGAAGATCCCGGGGGAATACTTGCCCGTGTCTTTAAGGGAGGGACCCCCGGCTCCCTCAGCTACGCTGAGAAAGCATATGTCAATGTGGATATTGAAAACGAAGATCACCGGGAATGGCATTATCCCTATGAAGAGGGCAGGACATCAACAAAGTCCTTCGCGGAGCTGACGGAGAATGCCGCACAGCAGGCCGGACAGGCTGTCCGTGAACTGTACCTGTACCTGGAAGGCAAAGGACCTTATCCCGAATCGATCGGGAACAGATCCTATGAAAGCGGCCTGGACGCAAAAGACCGGCGCAACCAAATGAAACCACAATGTGAGGTTTATCCAAGATAA
- a CDS encoding aldo/keto reductase: MEYVQLNHSDLTVSRFCMGGCPMGGYQWGETNQQDFVRAIQTGLEAGVTFFDTADTYGLGQSEKTLAKGLGNHRKDVVIQTKFGVRAGNGKTVIDNSPAWIREALDHSLKRLNTDYIDLYVVHYWDRKTPAEEIIDELERQKAAGKIRYFGLSNVKPNELPQCVPHKGQFVTAQHEFSLCCRDKEGELRLLEAEMDTTPMTWGSLGQGMLTGKYKEGVTFPVNDRRRREVYVNFHGDKLKRNLKIVETLKMIAAVHNVSCAATAIRFIMDYLPTAIPIMGVKNALQMQDNLRSLDWHLSPEEVSLLNRVSLEGEHESEEKGIWQKEF; this comes from the coding sequence ATGGAATACGTTCAACTGAACCACTCGGACCTGACAGTATCACGTTTCTGCATGGGCGGATGCCCCATGGGCGGATACCAGTGGGGAGAGACCAACCAGCAGGATTTTGTCAGAGCTATCCAGACGGGGCTGGAGGCCGGTGTCACATTTTTTGATACCGCGGATACCTATGGCCTTGGACAATCGGAAAAGACGCTGGCTAAAGGACTGGGCAACCATCGTAAGGATGTTGTGATCCAGACCAAATTCGGCGTCCGGGCAGGCAACGGAAAAACAGTGATCGATAATTCCCCCGCATGGATCCGGGAAGCGCTGGATCACTCCCTGAAACGCCTGAACACAGATTATATCGACCTGTATGTGGTTCATTACTGGGACCGGAAAACGCCTGCGGAAGAGATTATTGATGAACTGGAACGCCAGAAGGCTGCCGGTAAGATCCGCTATTTCGGCCTGTCCAATGTAAAGCCGAATGAACTGCCGCAGTGCGTACCGCACAAAGGACAGTTTGTGACAGCACAGCATGAGTTTTCCCTCTGCTGCCGGGATAAGGAAGGAGAACTCCGGCTGCTGGAAGCGGAAATGGATACGACGCCCATGACCTGGGGCAGCCTGGGACAGGGCATGCTGACCGGAAAGTATAAAGAAGGAGTCACCTTCCCGGTCAACGACCGCCGCAGAAGGGAAGTATACGTCAACTTCCACGGCGACAAACTGAAGCGCAACCTGAAGATCGTTGAGACGCTGAAGATGATCGCGGCGGTTCACAATGTGAGCTGTGCGGCAACAGCCATCCGGTTTATCATGGATTATCTGCCGACAGCCATTCCCATCATGGGTGTGAAAAATGCATTGCAGATGCAGGATAATCTTCGGTCCCTGGACTGGCATCTGTCACCGGAAGAGGTCAGCCTTCTGAACCGTGTTTCCCTTGAGGGAGAACATGAATCAGAGGAAAAAGGCATATGGCAAAAAGAATTCTGA
- the nusG gene encoding transcription termination/antitermination protein NusG, whose product MKGNMFTYCLFCETNKTGYISRAVSEMTGCRALCPKQIQHTWAKGGGTRDRVNDLMPGYVFLYYEDKADISLLHSVQGVIRCLSSTAGEYELTGPDEQFAMMLLEKDGVIGKTPVYREGQMIRMTGGAFSGVTARILKVERRLSRMQIEIPFARQLVKTWVEYEIVEPESK is encoded by the coding sequence ATGAAAGGAAATATGTTTACTTACTGCCTATTTTGTGAAACGAACAAGACCGGTTACATTTCCCGGGCAGTCAGCGAAATGACCGGCTGCAGGGCATTATGTCCGAAACAGATTCAGCATACCTGGGCTAAAGGCGGCGGGACAAGAGACCGGGTCAATGACCTGATGCCGGGATATGTTTTCCTCTATTATGAGGATAAAGCGGACATTTCACTGCTGCATTCCGTGCAGGGAGTAATCCGGTGCCTGTCGAGTACAGCGGGAGAATATGAGCTGACCGGACCGGACGAACAGTTTGCGATGATGCTGCTGGAAAAGGACGGCGTGATCGGAAAAACGCCGGTTTACCGGGAAGGACAGATGATCCGGATGACCGGAGGTGCGTTCAGCGGTGTAACCGCCAGGATCCTGAAGGTGGAACGGCGGCTTTCGCGGATGCAGATTGAGATTCCCTTCGCCCGGCAGCTGGTGAAGACCTGGGTTGAATATGAAATAGTGGAACCGGAAAGTAAATAA